Sequence from the Bubalus kerabau isolate K-KA32 ecotype Philippines breed swamp buffalo chromosome 17, PCC_UOA_SB_1v2, whole genome shotgun sequence genome:
TGGCTTTAAGGGAGGTGGCTTCCTGCAAAGTTTTTTTACGATTCAATCTCTACTTTCCACTTTGTCCTAGTCTTTGGTGGTCCTCAGGGCAGGGGGAGATGCTGCTGATGGTCAGATAACTGAAAAATGCTCTCACTGTTTCCAGGCCTCAATGTGAGGAGGGATAGCAGGAGGTGGGATGAAACCAAGGGACTGCCCAGTGTCTCAGGTTATTTCACCCCGCCTGGTTGAGCTATGGGCAGGGCCGAGGCTTGTTTCTCTTCTCATAGAGTTTAATTAGATTGTAATGGAAGAAAAAGGTTAAATCCCCTCCTGTCAACTCTCCAGAATCTAGGTCCCTGGTCTTCTATAGGGCATCATGCATCCCATGACCTGATGGCCACCTAGTCCTGCAGACAGTAGCTTTCCTCTCTGCTAGTGGTTCCCCCTCCCCAAGCTCTCTCCAGCACTGGGAGAAGGCAGACATGGGAGGACCCCTACATCCATTGCCTTTGCTCATGAGTCACTCCACCCCTCCCTGCAGTGGCACCTTCTGGCCCTGACCCAGCTTGAACCTGATGAAAGCTAAGGACCTCTGCCACAGAGAAGGGCATCTGGGCTCATCTGGTGTTTTTCCCACCCTTTCAACAGTTTGTGTCTCTCCGACGCGGTGAGGGACTCCAGGTTAGGAGCAACAGATAGGGTCCTCAGGGTTAGGAGAAATCCGATTCTCCGTTCTGAACAGATGCCCTATGTATCCTGCCTGCGGTCCACCTCCCTCGCTGGGCTTTGGAGGGGCCTGGCCGAGGCGGGCCGCAGATTCCCCGAGCGGGCAGCGCCCCCTGGTGCTCTCAGGAGGGACTGTAGCAGGGTGGAAGTTAGGGGGCTAGGAACCAAAAGAGGCACGCGACGTGCGACACCCTCCCGGGCacacctctcccttccctcctcagaTCTACCCTTACAGAGTAGCGACGGCGCGGGCGGGCAGCTGGCATCTGCCCACCTCCTTCGTACCCGCCTGACATCTCCCGGCCCGCGGAGGCCGGGCGGGGAGGAGCCGGGCCGGGGGCAGGAAGCGGTGCGTACCTTCCGCTGCAGGAGGAGCAGGTGGCTGCTATGCTGCCGGGGCCCCAGGCTTCCTGTGCTCACCCGCCGCTGCTGCCATTTCTCGTGTGAGTTCCTTGGGCCAGCTCCGGCCGCAGGGCCGGCCGCATGGCCCAGACCCCCGACGGCATATCCTGCGAGCTGCGAGGTAAGCGCTGGTCCTTCTCTCCTACTTGGCTGGGAGGAAGCCGTGCGGCCCCGGTACCAACCGGTGGCCCACCCAGAGTCCTGGGGCACCCGGCAAGTGGTTCCCTCTGGTCATCAGGAGGGCTTGGCGGCCCAGATCCACTCCACTGCTTCCTAGCTGGCCCCCTAGATGAGCCCAGGCCCCCTAGCCCCATACAGACCACAGACCATGGGCACGAACTGACCTCCATGGCAGGAACCATCTCCCAGCAGGCTGCCCTTCCACAGGCGAGATCACCAAGTTCCTGTGGCCCAAGGAGGCAGAACTGCTGCTGAAAACCTGGCTGCCAGAGCGGGAGGGTGCCGAGCAAGGTCATGTCCTGGTATGGCTGGGGCAGAGCCTGCCTGGGAGGGCCACTGGGGCCCAAGCAGAAGGAGCCTCTTGCCCTGCCCAAGGTGAGACACTCTCTCCCCTCAGGCACTGCTCCGATGGAGAGCCTACCTGCTCCACACCTGCCTCCCTCTGAGGGTGAGTCCCAATGGCCTGGCCACAGCCCCCTTGCCCTCTAGCAGCTTTCCTGATGAGGGTTGCATCTGTGACGTTGTCCATCTTGTCCTTGTGGACTCTGCCCTCCCAACAGCACTGGGCTGCCAACATCAGGCAGGACTGGAGTCTAGACAGGTCTTGCTCTGAGATCCAGGCTGCACAAAGGACTGGGCTCCCAAGAGGGTGGGTCTTGCGCTTTGGGTCTTGCACTTTGGTCCAAGCTCACCCAGGCACTCCATAGGTGGACTGCACATTCAGCTACCTGGAGGTCCAGGCCATGGTGCTGCAGGAGACACCCCCTCAGGTGAGACCCCTAGTACCCCACCGGGGCCTGCAGTCTGGTCTTGTCCTCcattccccacccccgcccccacatgGAGCCCATCCCTCACCCTGGAACCcatccctcaccccacccccacccccaggtcacCTTTGAGCTGGAGTCCCTGCCTGAACTGGTCCTGGAGTTTACTGGTGTGGCTGCCCTGGAACAGCTGGCCCAGCACATCGCTGCTGCCATCAGGAAGGTCTTCCCTCGCTCAACCCTTGGGTGAGGCCCAGCAGCTGACAGGGCTGGCAGGGAAGGGAGGCAGCGAGGGGTGCCCTGGATGTTGCTGTGGGGGGCCTCACTCCCAGGGCCTAGAAGTtccttgcccccttctccttcatcCCCTCCTCAGGAAACTCTTCCGGAGGCCCACACCCCCCTCCATGCTGGCTCGGCTGGAGAAAAGCAGCTCCTCAGAAGCCACCTCACCCAGCAGCCCCTGTGGTAAGGGCCAAGGCGGAGGCCACTTAGGGCTTCCAGCTGACCCCCTCCTGCATGACCCCTGGATTTTAAGGGCTCAACAAACTGAACAGAACCACTCAGCCACTACCCATCCTGGGGCTGATTATTCTCCATCTCTGACCTTTTGTCTCTCTCTTGCCCCAATTCCTGCCCCATCACACCCTTGGCGCCAACCCAGGGGGCTTCTCGGAGACATACGAGGCCCTGTGTGACTACAATGGCTTCCCTTTCCGAGAGGAGATTCAGTGGGTGAGAGTAGGGCCCTCTCTGGGGGCTCTGGAGACATCTAATTCCCCTGGTGCTTTGAGAAGTCCCCCCTACCTCTTGTGGTCCCAAGCAAGTTGGAGGTACTTTCTTCCCACCCAGGATGTGGACACCATCTACCATCGTCAGGGCTGCCGCCATTTCAGCCTAGGAGACTTCAGCCATCTGGGAAGTCGGTGAGTGACCCGCCAGGGCTGTAAGGAGGGGAGGACTGCATGAACCACATTCCTGGCTTTAGCTtctccatggagagaggggatACTGGACTTAGATCTGGCTGAGGGGTCCTGAGCTCTGCTCCTGCCCCTTCTTCCCCCCAGGGACCTGGCCTTGAGTGTGGCTGCCCTGTCCTACAATCTCTGGTTCCGGTGCCTCTCCTGCGTGGACATGAAGCTGGTGAGAAGCACAGGGGAGAGCGGGGAGCGTGGGTCAGTGGGCAGCCCACTGAGCTCTCTCTCCCACTCTGGTTCTCAGAGCCTTGAGGTCTCAGAACAGATTCTGCACATGATGAATCAGTCATCCCACCTGGAGGAGCTGGTGCTGGAGACCTGTGGCCTGAGGGGGTAGGGGGGACAGGGCTTGGGTTGGAGAGACTAGTGGCCTGGGGAGGAGCAGGGAATCCAGGCTCAAAGCTTCACACCTGGGGTGTGGTCTGGTCCCCAGAGACTTTGTCCGGCGACTGGCCCAGGCACTGGCGGGACACACCAGCTCGGGATTGCGGGAGCTCAGCCTGGCTGGGAACCTGCTGGATGACCGAGGTACACCTGAGCTTGGGGAAGCCCTGGGGGCTGGTGCTGGAGGTGATGAGACCCACACGGCTACTACCCCCATCCCGCAGGTGTGGCTGCCCTTAGCAGACACCTAGAGAAGCATCCTGGAGCCCTGAGGAGACTCAGCCTAGCGCAGACTGGGTTGACGCCGCGAGGTAGGCAGGCCCGAGGATGGTGTGGGGTGGTggagctgggaggtggggtcTCCTGATGGTGAGCCCCCCTCCTCCATCACCAGGAATGAGGGCTCTAGGCCGGGCACTGGCTTCCAATTCAGCCTTTGACTCTGCCCTGACCCACTTGGACCTTTCCGGGAACCCCGGGGCACTGGGGGCTTCGGAGGACCGTGGGGTGAGTGGCTGTCTTTAGGGAGGTGATTGGGGACGCCGCCGCAGGCAGTGGGGTGTCGGGAAGCTCTTGGTGGAGTCATCCCTGACTCTTTCCCATCTCCATCCTCCCGCCAGGGCCTCTATAGTTTCCTGAGCCGTCCTAACGTTCTGACGTTCCTGAATCTCGCAGGCACCGACACCGCCCTGGACACTGTGAGTGGGGGGTGATCTGTAGGGCCGGGCAGGCCTGTGGCCCAAGGGCGACTGGAGGCTGGGTGCTCAGTCCTCCGGCCGGTGTAGCCCACAACCTCCTCTCGCAGCTCTTCGCGGCGCTGTCCCGCGGCGGCTGCTCCAGCCTGGCGCACCTAGACGCCTCGAGGAACGTCTTCTCCCGCACGtaagggggcggggcgggagggggCAGGACTCTGCCGGACCCCGCCTCCCCGCGCCAGGACGCCCACTctgcccactccccaccccaggaaGTCCAGGGCTGTGCCCGACGCTCTGCAACTCTTCCTCAGTCGCGCCGGGACGCTTCGGCACCTGGGCCTATCGGGCTGCAAACTGCCACCCGACGCACTCAGGTCAGTGTCCCATGCCCTTGCCTGTCGGCCAACACCCAGGCTtcgcctcggcacctcaccccGCTCTTACCGCACCCTTGATCTCCCGGGCATCGTTCCTTCTTGCTGTTCGCGCTCTGCTCTGGGGACCCTTCTTCCAGCTTCCGCTATCCCCTGTGACACCCTCTCCCAGGGCGCTTCTGGAAGGCCTGGCACTCAACACGCACCTTAATGACCTACACCTGGACCTCAGCGCGTGTGAGGTGAGCAGCCTGCCCGGAGCCACGGGACTTGCCCTTTGGGGCTGGGGCTGCGAGGCGGGAGCGCTGGGCCGTTGGGCTCGTGATCCTCCCCACCTGTGGCCTGTTGGCCTGAGCACGCTCCTCTTCCCACCTTCAGCTGCGCTCGGCGGGTGCTCAGGTGATACAAGACTTGGTGTGTGATGCTGGCGCAGTGAGCTCCCTGGATCTGGCAGATAATGGTGAGGCCGTCCAGAAACCcatcctcccaccacccaccaAATTCCCACCCCCCGCAGCCTCGCCTTGTGTGTGACCCGAGCCACCCCCCAGGCTTTGGCTCAGACATGGTGACTCTGGTGCTGGCCATCGGGAGGAGTCGGTCCCTGCGACACGTGGCGCTTGGAAGGAACTTCAACGTCCGGTGCAAGTGAGCCCCTATCCCCCTCCTGGGCCTCCCAACTGCACCCCACCACCCGGGTCTTCTGCCAACTGCTGCCCCCCGCCCACAGGGAGACCCTGGACGACGTCCTGCACCGGATTGTTCAGCTCATGCAGGATGACGACTGTGTGAGTTCACGGGACCACGTGGGATCCTCAGGCAATGGACTCTGAGACCCGTCCTCCTTGCTGGCCCCTGACTCCAACTGCAAATGGCTTTCTCTTAACCCCAGCCCCTGCAGTCTCTGTCTGTGGCTGAGTCACGGCTGAAGCTGGGCGCCGGCGTCCTGCTCCGGGCCCTGGGCACCAATCCTAACCTGACAGCCCTGGATATCAGCGGCAACGCCATGGGGGACACGGGTGCCAAGATGCTGGCCAAGGCGCTTCGGGTTAACACGAGGCTCAGGTGGGCGGGGTCACAGGGGTGGGACCAACGGGGGAAGAGGGCGTGTATAGAGGGGTTTACTGGGGTAGGGCTGAATGAAGCAGAGCAGGTGGAGCTCAGGGGTGCTAATGAAAAGGCCAGAGGGGTTGGGAGCTCCTTGCAGAGCTCCGCCCCCAACTAAAGCCCAGCCCGGCCCAGGTCTGTGGTCTGGGACCGGAACCACACATCTGCTCTGGGCCTGCTGGACGTGGCACAGGCCCTGGAACAGAACCGCAGCCTGAAGGCCATGCCTCTGCCACTGAACGATGTGGCCCAGGCTCAGCGCAGCCGTCCTGAACTGACAGCACGGGCCGTGCATCAGGTGGGGGTTCCCTCTCTTCCCCTGACTTGCCCTGTGCCTTGGTCCTGCCCTACCACTTCTCAGGCTCTCTTGTGCCCAGATCCAAGCCTGTCTCTTGAGGAACAATCGCACAGACCACACCTCTACTGACTGCACCTCCTGCCCGAAGCCCCTGGGTCTGGGGTCAGACCCCTCCGAACAGGTCAGAGTTCCCCTACTCAGCCTTGAGCACCAACAGACTGTAGAGAATGGGGAGGGTTGTGGCTGCTGAGAGACACCATGAGTCTGAGGGTAGCCAGTGTGCCTGAATCCTACTGTCCCAGACAAGTCCTTCTCCTTGATCTGCAGTGGAACTGATAGCTCTTGAAATAGCTCCCCCACATAACACTACTAGCTGCcttttgaaagcatttttttttttcaattaaaaaaaaactgggcgTGGGGAGGCTACTGCACACAGCTGATTTGCGAGATATCATTTCTCTAACTAAGgaatgaacccaggcccctgcagtgaaagcatggagtcttaaccattagaccacagGAAATTCCCTTAAATCATTTAAATAGGCTCCCTAGTTAAAGACAGGAGGTATTTTAAATCCTCAATCAGTTCTCCCCATTCCCAACTGTAGCCCCACTTGTGAACTTCCCTGTCTGTTGTGGCCCAACCCAATGACCCTTCTTCTGGCTTCATCTCCCTCCACTACTTGGTGAGATGTTCCCCATCCACCTGTTCCCAAATCCCACTTCTCTCCCAAGCTCCAGAGCCCAGGCATCTTGACAACTTCAGAGCTTCACATTCTACAAGTGATCTCGCCATTTCTCACAAAACTCTTTTACTCTGGAGCCCAGTCTCACTGGTGCCCACACCCACCAAGTGCTGTGGACAGAGCTTCAGTCCAGGTCTCTCTTGGCCACATTGCAGCCTCCACAGACCTCCTTGGTTCTGCATCTTGACCCATTCTCCAACACCGCTCCTTACTCCCACCCAACTATCCTTTGCTTCCCCCTTGTCTCTCCTCCACAGCTCCTCACTCACATTTCTCTCCATCCCTCAATCTGTCCTCTAGGTCGATGATGAACAGGTTGAACTTCTAAAACACTGACATGACTAACCACTCTTTTCCTTCCTATTCTGGACGTTTAGGAAGTATATATAATGTCCCTGCAATGAACCAAAGGAGACACTGACCTCTCTTCTTGAACAGATAAGATTCCCAAGTGACTGTCCTGATGGTGTCAGCTTCAGGACCTCACCCACCCTGCAGAGACCTTGGGAAGGGGGCAGTCAGGAtctgggggacagggaggggacCAGGCTACAATTGAGTCCCTCTTGCCCCCCAGGAAGTGAATGAACTGTGTCAGTCGGTGCAGGAGCACGTGGAGTTGCTGGGCTgtggggctggaccccagggtGAAGCTGCTGTGCACCAGGCTGAGGATGCCATCCAAAATGCCAACTTCTCTCTCAGCGTGAGCACTCCCTCCCACCACGAGGACGCCTCCCTCTTAGTTAGGGGTCAGCTTGCAACTCCTTTTCTTCCTTGGCCTCCAGATTCTCCCCATTCTCTATGAGGCTGGAAGTTCCCCAAGCCACCAATGGCAGCTGCGGCAGAAGCTGGAGGGCCTACTGGGACAGGTGGGAGAGGTGTGCCGCCGGGACATTCAGGTGAGATAGTGCCCTGGCCCcagctgccccccttccccatATGCAGCCTTGACCCCCATCCAGAGGTGTGATTGTGGTATCCCGAGTCTGTGGTAACCCCCAGTGTTCTTTGGGGGTTAGGAGCCCCAAGCCAGTGAGGCTGGGCCCCGGCCACAAAACTCACTGTGCTCTGACCTTCGACCAGGACTTCACTCAGGCCACATTGGACACAACAAGGAGTCTCTGCCCACAGACATTGCAGGGTCCCAGGTGGAGGGAGCAGCTAGAAGGGGTCCTCGGGGGCTCAAGGGGTCTCCCAGAGCTGCTCCCAGAGCACCTGCTGCAAGATGCCTTCACTCGGCTCAGGTAGGCTGGATTGGGCTGGGCAGGACCGGGCTAGACTGGATAAAGACAGCACACTAACCCCTGTCCTCTGTTGCCATCAGGAACATGCGCCTGTCAGTCACAGGGACCTTGGCAGAGAGCATTGTGGCTCAGGCTGTGGCAGGTCTGAGTGCAGCCCGGGATCGGCTGGTGAGGAGGAACTGCgggcttacacacacacagacacagacacacctgGTCACTGCCTTGCAGGGGTTCTGTAATGTCTTGAGCAGGGATTATGTGCTTACATACACACATGGCCACTGCCTTGCAGAGGTTCTGTAATGTCTTTTGGGGTCATGTAGCCCAGTATTTAGGGGTTCTCTTAGCACTGATAGGACTATGGCTGAGGCCCTGTCTCCCCATCTTTGGGGTGCCTGGTATTGCAGGTGGAGAGTCTGGCTCAACAGGCAACAGAGGCAATGCCCCCTGTCATATCGGCCCTAGATGGAGATGAGTCCAGCCCCCTTGGGCCTGGGGAATTGGAAGGTCTTTTCTTCcctgaggagaaagaaaaggatgatGAAGAGGAGCAGAAGGTAGGTGGTCGCGGAACTCTGGGCCTAGAACTCTAGATCTTCCCATCTTGTTCTGGGGTATGGACCCCAGGCTGAATTTGTGCCCTCCTCACCAGGATGCAAGTCCTCCACAGAAATGGCCTGAATCCCTCTACTGTCTTCATCTGGACTCCTCCACTCACAGTAAGTCAGGGCCCCAGGGGAAGAGTTACTCAGGTTGGACTAAAGTTCCATTAGATAGACCTGGCCACCTGGACACAATATATTCATCTCTGCCCTGGGAACTCCCTGACCGTTGAGTGGGCCAGGCCAAGACCCCGTACAACTATAAAGTTGGGGTCCGTTAGCACAGGGTGGGACCTCAGACCAGGGCCGGGACACAGTCTTCTCTCGATTCGTTCCCTACTCTACCGCCCCCTCCCTTTCCAACCCGCGGGATGCGCATGCCTGGCGGCGTCGCGGGGCCGCGCGCCGCTCGGGGCCGCGCTCAGCACCACGGACAGCGGCAgcgggggaggggcgggcaggGGGGCGGGCGGCGtagcccagcccctccccacgccCTGGGCGGGTCCCCCGCCACCCTAGCGCCaccgctgctgccgccgccgccacctCCCCGGGCTTGGCGCTCGGTGCTCTTCTGGTGCACTCCACTCAGGTGCTGCTGAGGAGCTAGAGCCGGAACCCGAGCTGGCGGCTCCAGGGGAAGATGCAGAGCCGCAGGCGGGGCCATCCGCTCGTGGCTCGCCGAGCCCCGCCGCCCCAGGGCCCCCGGCCGGCCCGTTGCCTCGCATGGACCTGCCGCCCTCCGGGCAGCCCCTGCGCCATCCGACCCGGACCCGACCGCGGCCGCGGCGCCAGCACCACCACCGCCCGCCGCCGGGGGGCCCCCAGGTGAGCGCCCTACCCCCACTCCAGAGCTCGTGGAATTGGGGGTCTCAGGCGGCCCATTCGCTCTTAAGGGTgatggggggcagggaggtgggtggtggggtCACGCAGCTGAGTTCTGGCGTCTTCCTGGCCACCCTCTTCCTCAAGCCATGCTCATGCGGGGTCACGAGTGTGTGGATTTCGTTGGGGGAGCGCCTGGGGTAGGACTCTGCCTTGGGTTGGCTGCTGCATGGGTAGATGTGTGAGAGGGGGTGTCTGTCTtaccctccctcccccagggtTACTGAAAGatgctgccccctcctcccatgGGGACAGTCCTGCGTCTACCGCACGTCCAGCGCGGGTGTATGTGTGGGCTGGGAACTGGCGCTGGTCGTGGGCACAGGGCCGGAGGTGGGGAGGAGCCCGCTTGAGGCCCCCCAGAGGGTCTGACGCAGCAGCAGGCGCCGCTGAGCCGGCAGCAGGccgagtggggtgggggtggagggtacTGCAGGGACTGTTTGGAGCAGAGAGGGTGGCGAGTGGGAACGTGCGACCCAGGGGACACCTGGGTTCTAGTCTGCTGGTGATCAGGTGGTTTGGGGTGTTTAGGGTACTCAGTGGGACGAGAACGGGTGTGAGCTGTGTACATCCAGGGCCAAGTACAGGTGAGGGGGGTATGTGAAACCAGCATCTCTGCCCGGCCGCTGGACAGTGGGGGAGCTCGTAACAGCAGCTCCAAAGGGTCACTGCAGCTCCCAGGTCCTGGAGTTGCCCAGAGCCTGCCGCTGGACAAGGAAGGTGGGAAGAAGTCACAACTGAACTCAGCCCTTTAACCCTGTGGTGTCTCTCaggtgcccccagccctgccgcAGGAAGGGAATGGGCTCAGTGCCCGTGTGGATGAGGGCGTGGAGGAATTCTTCTCCAAAAGGCTGATCCACCAGGATCGCCTGTGAGTAAGGGGCAGTTGGAAGGGTTGGGGAGAGGGTGGGCTGCTCCATGGGCCTTCCCACTCACTGTTGACTGTTCCCACAGCTGGGCCCCTGAGGAGGACCCGGCAGCCGA
This genomic interval carries:
- the CARMIL2 gene encoding LOW QUALITY PROTEIN: capping protein, Arp2/3 and myosin-I linker protein 2 (The sequence of the model RefSeq protein was modified relative to this genomic sequence to represent the inferred CDS: inserted 1 base in 1 codon; deleted 2 bases in 1 codon); amino-acid sequence: MPYVSCLRSTSLAGLWRGLAEAGRRFPERAAPPGRAGRSRAGGRKRCVPSAAGGAGGCYAAXGPRLPVLTRRCCHFSCEFLGPAPAAGPRMAQTPDGISCELRGEITKFLWPKEAELLLKTWLPEREGAEQGHVLALLRWRAYLLHTCLPLRVDCTFSYLEVQAMVLQETPPQVTFELESLPELVLEFTGVAALEQLAQHIAAAIRKVFPRSTLGKLFRRPTPPSMLARLEKSSSSEATSPSSPCGGFSETYEALCDYNGFPFREEIQWDVDTIYHRQGCRHFSLGDFSHLGSRDLALSVAALSYNLWFRCLSCVDMKLSLEVSEQILHMMNQSSHLEELVLETCGLRGDFVRRLAQALAGHTSSGLRELSLAGNLLDDRGVAALSRHLEKHPGALRRLSLAQTGLTPRGMRALGRALASNSAFDSALTHLDLSGNPGALGASEDRGGLYSFLSRPNVLTFLNLAGTDTALDTVSGGATGGWVLSPPAGVAHNLLSQLFAALSRGGCSSLAHLDASRNVFSRTKSRAVPDALQLFLSRAGTLRHLGLSGCKLPPDALRALLEGLALNTHLNDLHLDLSACELRSAGAQVIQDLVCDAGAVSSLDLADNGFGSDMVTLVLAIGRSRSLRHVALGRNFNVRCKETLDDVLHRIVQLMQDDDCPLQSLSVAESRLKLGAGVLLRALGTNPNLTALDISGNAMGDTGAKMLAKALRVNTRLRSVVWDRNHTSALGLLDVAQALEQNRSLKAMPLPLNDVAQAQRSRPELTARAVHQIQACLLRNNRTDHTSTDCTSCPKPLGLGSDPSEQEVNELCQSVQEHVELLGCGAGPQGEAAVHQAEDAIQNANFSLSILPILYEAGSSPSHQWQLRQKLEGLLGQVGEVCRRDIQDFTQATLDTTRSLCPQTLQGPRWREQLEGVLGGSRGLPELLPEHLLQDAFTRLRNMRLSVTGTLAESIVAQAVAGLSAARDRLVESLAQQATEAMPPVISALDGDESSPLGPGELEGLFFPEEKEKDDEEEQKDASPPQKWPESLYCLHLDSSTHSAAEELEPEPELAAPGEDAEPQAGPSARGSPSPAAPGPPAGPLPRMDLPPSGQPLRHPTRTRPRPRRQHHHRPPPGGPQVPPALPQEGNGLSARVDEGVEEFFSKRLIHQDRLWAPEEDPAAEGGTTPVPRTLRKKLGTLFAFKKPRSTRGSRPDLETSPGVAPRSRKTTLGDLLRPPARPGRGEEPAAGAEGGTSSPDPTRRSRPRYTRESKAYSLILLPAEEEETVGARPDKRRPLERGDTELAPSFEQRVQVMLQRIGVSRGSGSAEGKRKQSKDGEIKKAGSDGDIMDSSTEAPPISIKSRTHSVSADPSCRPGPGGQGPESATWKTLGQQLNAELRGRGWGQQDGPGPPSPCPSPSPRRSSPSPDSLGLPEDPCLGSRNEDGRLRPQPRLAGRRAVSVHEDQLQAPADRPLRLQRSPVLKRRPKLEAPPSPSIGSGLEAEPLPTQSTEPSSPPSPTTNQRGGGPNP